CACAGTTCTAAGAAGATGAGCCTTCCAGTCCTTGATGGCTTTTGTTGCCATGGTAATTTCATGCTGCAATTCCTCCATCAAATCCTCAGATGGTATTCTGACTGTTTTAGTGGCTTCAGTGATGCCCTCTGTAAGTTTGTGTGTCAAAACACAATTTGAGCAAATGTCTGAATGGTCATGATCACAGTTACTAGAAAAGCATGTGTCTGTTGGATCACTCAGGGCAAACATTGTACAATGATCACTGCATGAGGAACTTCTGCTGAAATGGCTTTTCACATCAAATTTCAAGTGCTGATTACAGATGTTGATCATATCAATCAGAGTGTCTTTTTTCTCCATATCCAATCCATATTCCCCAAGTCTTGTTACAACCTTCTGTAATGACTCCATGGCAATCATTCCAAGTGCTGTAGTATTGTCAAGTCCATGCATTGCTTTCCTTTTTTATGCTCGACAGGCTTTCAGGATTCTGTACAAAGATGCACGGCTAAAAGTTTGGAACTCTGTTTCCTTGCAATACTCTAGGTAGTTTGCAATGATTCTAGCACTCACAGCATTTCTGATAACTTTTggaatttgtattttttctccaCTTGACAAATGAAGTTGCATGGTACCAAAACCAAGAACCTGGGAAATAGAGGGCATAGATACATATTCCAGAAAGTGGAGCAATTTTGGTCTGGTCAGACGTATTCTGTATATCTTTGGTGGATTTAGTATCTGTCCTGGTCCCATCACTGAAGCATGTTTTCTGGCGGCATCAATTTTGGATTGTGTCAGTGATGGTACAAGTTGAAGAAGGTTTTCCTTTGTAAAGTTGTTCGCAAATAATGACAAGATCTGCAGCTGGGTTTTTTTGTCTGCTGTGACATGATATGCCTCTATCAACTGTTGTGTAGCTTTGTCTGTTGCATCACTTTCATTTGTAAAGGATGGACTGAGTTTTGAGAGAATGGTGTCCTCTTGTCCTGGGGCTATGATGGACAGGACTATCATAACAGCTTCTTTGGCCTTGCTGATGTAGTAATACTTTGCAGACTTTGCTAATTCAGACCAAGGTCTTGTAAGTTGAGACTTCAGAGGTTGAAACTTGTTATCTATAAACAAAGTtgttatttttatgatataattttacaaatgatatGACGTACCAGAAAGGACCAgcaaatgtttagaaattcacaaatttgttaaatgaagtAATGTACTCTGCAAAATACGTTACTTTTTAAGCTTTCTCTCACTAAAATATTATCAATCTTCAAAACTAAGAATAAGCAAAGAGCCCTAATGCCACATCACTCACTGTGTAACAGGTCTTAGTGCGTGCTTGCATCCCCTActatatttcttatatatatacatgtattactagtTAAAATCAAGCATATCCCGAATGCTGTTAAACAAATAAGACGTTTTGATTCATCAGCATATTTGAAAGCAAATGTCTAACAAGTTTCTTGAAAATTACTGCATAAATTGATTTCAGTTAAATTACCTGAAAGTCTCAGTAATgcttcatttagtttttcttttgGTGTTTTGTTCTGCTCATACCAGTCTTGGGATGATGGTAAGGAAGGGTAACAAGAACTTGTGGCTGGAAAGCAATACAGTGTGCTTCATTACTAGAAATCTACCGGTAACTAGAAAATGTGAATTCATGTATAAATGTTATGTGTTTGATCTTCTCAGGTAGTATGATTTGCATAGTCAATGTCTATTATTTGTCTCAGTATATTGGTTTACCATGATCTATTTATTAATTGATCAAACTTTGATATATTTAGATACACTTATgagttattaaataaatatgcagCTCTAATAATGGAAACAAGATATCTGCAAGTGACCAATGCTTACTAGTAATACCctcgctctgatgtgaatattatacaaaacaagcattctgagagtattgcataagcaatacacgtcccctaccggtttgtggaaattgtgaaaacaatgcactgttatgcagaatatcgaacccgaacattaaaaaattgaaatataaaaaattaattttctcgaaaatatgtcaaccagacgctacaaaagtgtaaacttgatctgtagtttgacattttgaagctgttcagcaaatttcatattattcctcaaacgcataaagaaaaaaagtgtggaaaactgaagtgggacagacagacggacagatggactgacggacgcagaggaaagctatagtcccctccggtgaaaaccggtaggggactaataagcaAAGTctacatttaacaggaagttgacgtacacatggtacaaaaataaattccactatatggcatgcctatacaaagtgtgtgttaaaatttcaagcatctgtgatgaATAGCTAGTTGCTGAGAAAACTGTGACAGAAATTGttgacagacacacaagggtaaaacagtatacccttTTCTCCTTTGGAGTGGGATACCAATAATTCATTATAGATACAACAAACTGACATAGTCTCAAGATATACAATCCTCCTTATATGGTCTACTTGTGACTTAATGTGTCACACAATTGTGttaatggacagacagacagttgGATAGAATGATATTTCTCTTAAGAGTTCCAAGATATTTTACCGAGTCATAATTACTTTTGACATTGGTTCGCATAATGCACTGcatacatttttaaacttttttttatacacaatGCACAATAAAATTTACAGTACACATTTTACACCTAACAAGAATATCTGTCAAATTTATAGGAAAtaagattatcaaaataaacaccaaaaaataaatcagttgAGGCTAATATAGCTTGTAAATAtgctttacatgtaattgatttgtggcttacacaggatgaatgaccatctttaagtcctccttaaagatagcttaaaggtgtttaaaggtagcttaaagacgatctttaagccacctttaagctacctttaagctataagtattgcttaaaggtggcttagagaaagcgtaaagatggcttaaaggcagcttaaagactatctttaagccacctttaagccacctttaaggacaacttataggtccttaatgtccaaacttctttaagccacctttaagccacctttaagctacctttaagccacctttaagccattaaaaaaatttgaattcaatattgtgcttaatttccaacaaaatgtattaactttatgaaagaaaaggtattaaaacggtttttgttctagaaagaaaaatgaaaaaaaaaaaacaaaaaaaaaaccggccacggcgagaattgaacccgggacccttagcttactagcatcaccacacatcctctgcgccaccgcaacttacatatttatgagcgtttttatatcctatatatcagtggatattgaatcactgtattgaatgtgtttacttgaaaagattttgacaaaccattcagtttgtaacaatcaattatatctaatttataaattacatgcatgcatgtatttagaatgaaatacggaacttggtcttcagtgaacgaaaatatattatacctaaatggaaaccgttag
This genomic window from Crassostrea angulata isolate pt1a10 chromosome 8, ASM2561291v2, whole genome shotgun sequence contains:
- the LOC128159616 gene encoding uncharacterized protein LOC128159616 — its product is MKADRGASPTMCKELWLKTRQTIPVGSAICKRCSMDHKKNVSPSYNVEYVEELEWCRQICRILHTDNSTKSKSHGEHLQSYLIDIQVPHVPAIVENKETSFDIDVHSVPSSQDTDTVGTAMEFEILSTSSCYPSLPSSQDWYEQNKTPKEKLNEALLRLSDNKFQPLKSQLTRPWSELAKSAKYYYISKAKEAVMIVLSIIAPGQEDTILSKLSPSFTNESDATDKATQQLIEAYHVTADKKTQLQILSLFANNFTKENLLQLVPSLTQSKIDAARKHASVMGPGQILNPPKIYRIRLTRPKLLHFLEYVSMPSISQVLGFGTMQLHLSSGEKIQIPKVIRNAVSARIIANYLEYCKETEFQTFSRASLYRILKACRA